TTTTGTGTCTTTCAGTAAAGACAGCCAGTATTTTGTTTCAAGGCATTCTTTATACGCAATAGACATTTTTGCTGAAAAATCTTGCTTTGAAATAGCTCCGTTTGCTTCAGAAACATTCGCTCCTATAGATGTGCCGCTTCTTAGCAGTTGCTTAGACAAAGTATACTCTTGTTGTTTTTTGTTAATACCTTCACAAATTATCACGATTTTCACTGCAAAATCATACGCCTTATTATACAAAACATTCTTTTCATTAATCATATAAATAATGTAGCTCTTTGTTGTTTTATAAGCCGTTTATTGTTAAGTGCTAATTGTTCACTGATTATTGTAAATGGAGGTGCGGGCCGGACTTGAACCGGCGAATAAAGGTTTTGCAGACCTCTCCCTTAGCCACTTGGGTACCGCACCATAATTCACG
This genomic stretch from Candidatus Liberimonas magnetica harbors:
- a CDS encoding four helix bundle protein; its protein translation is MINEKNVLYNKAYDFAVKIVIICEGINKKQQEYTLSKQLLRSGTSIGANVSEANGAISKQDFSAKMSIAYKECLETKYWLSLLKDTKLLDLDSYKELHANADELAKILFSILKTTRLNR